In Kryptolebias marmoratus isolate JLee-2015 linkage group LG20, ASM164957v2, whole genome shotgun sequence, a genomic segment contains:
- the LOC108232841 gene encoding LOW QUALITY PROTEIN: macrophage mannose receptor 1-like (The sequence of the model RefSeq protein was modified relative to this genomic sequence to represent the inferred CDS: substituted 1 base at 1 genomic stop codon) codes for MRIIFLAAVFLLQTLQCLASDDSSFQLTNKATGFCLVKTGVVCADIRWTTSGRLLVESKNKCLGVQGKSVGSEVGLYDCDENIDLQKWECKNETALALQGQELYIDLKTDGTAVLSKSIGPNSHLTISGTSSGAYTRTYRELYTIEGNAAGRMCMFPFMYKDQWYSSCTLTDSPEGRLWCAVETKYEHETWGYCPTNTKENWNKHPINGAVYQLNTQSALTWSQAETSCKQQGASLLSITDPHQQAYVIAKDDNQGYKLWTGLILDSEHGWKWSNGNPFRYLNWDSGHPLSYPGYVCGIVEGAVRYSWQSSKCDKKLGYICYSKGVLPSPTEGVDMGFCSAPWIPYNGHCFHLYRTDKTWADARSACRKEGGDLASIRNLEDQSFVIAQLGYASTDEVWIGLNDKKTEGLFDWTDHSTVSFTSWEFGKPTVTSGQEDCVLISGESGNWADRDCKEKHGFICMKTSSPEPSGDEVEQNPGCKTGWKRYGSYCYFAGTETKTFDEAKDDCKSSDSYLADVSSRMDNAFLVSLVGLRPEKHFWLGLSNQKDKEVFEWTNTKSVRFTHWSSEMPGNYQGCVAMATGSFAGLWDVLPCTNREKYICKHLAEGAVLTAAPPTVPITTCESGWTKFQLRNFCFKVKFKPSDQKTWFEARDYCRAIGGDLLSFHSHDEQHLNLPRFKYVWIGLSAPDPGAGYVWSDGSPVNFQHWQEGEPNNKNNVESCAEFLPYLSYRNGSWNDAHCEKYNGWICQIRTGVTPKPPPTTIPDYNITSDGWLEWKGNQYFFNEKYMAMKDARQFCKQKHGDLVTIDSEAENIFLWQKRSRQWVYWIGLTVDLDNTFQWGDGSPVFFNRWEEGQPDFKNYDENCVAMTYSGFWHDYNCGKEFLSICKRSTSPPANTTVAPTVPPKGGCKENWKKLNSECYKIINNQNMTWFDARQQCKDMGGNLASISSRHVQVFLLFQMSMAPTTDLWIGLHKLHQGSFVWTDGQPKSYVNYVYKHSSKDCSVINTNPSLGIGKWISKSCNDTNGFICLQNVDSSLPDSPEPTPSTNYIKILNDSIKLVPQQMSWDAAKKHCEDDAANLASVRSEWTQAYIELLAMSLQSPLWIGLNKAQTNGYFKYIDGWSMKFTKWGKDEPSRNKTCVYVDVDGKWKTDYCNQTISSVCMKSTDVPPTVQTNDFPGVCPKDPDEIVPGHLYSWKPFRGHCYIFFSEEKTWSAAATSCVEHGGMLASIEDPAEQEFIHNNIRIYEDSHTSYWIGLFANQKGMWFWLDKTVMDFTNWNADGFWFHLYGSIYSSDGTWSTGSFWSDKPYICKTAKVLLPKPSPSSISPVAKKVYSDRNHITLGVVVIIAGLALGTVISLVLFKASGHRLAIPNRLTNFDNPLIFSNNRSQPDFVDTNTLVENTDEENIXPKITI; via the exons ATGAGGATTATATTTTTGGCTGCAGTGTTTCTCCTACAAACATTACAATGTTTGGCATCAGATG ATTCATCATTTCAACTAACTAACAAAGCCACTGgattttgtttggttaaaaCGGGTGTCGTCTGCGCTGACATACGATGGACAACTAGTGGACGGCTGCTGGTCGAGAGCAAGAATAAATGTCTTGGAGTTCAGGGAAAAAGTGTGGGGAGTGAAGTAGGCCTCTACGATTGTGATGAAAATATTGATCTCCAAAAATGGGAATGTAAGAATGAAACGGCGCTCGCTCTCCAAGGACAGGAGCTTTATATTGATCTCAAGACAGATGGCACAGCTGTACTCTCAAAATCTATTGGACCCAACAGCCACCTCACAATTTCAGGAACATCCAGTGGAGCCTATACAAGAACTTacagag aactTTACACCATTGAAGGAAATGCAGCTGGAAGGATGTGCATGTTTCCTTTTATGTACAAAGACCAGTGGTACTCAAGCTGCACGTTGACTGACTCCCCAGAGGGGCGTCTGTGGTGTGCGGTCGAAACAAAGTATGAACATGAGACCTGGGGCTACTGCCCAACTAACA CAAAGGAAAACTGGAACAAACACCCAATAAATGGAGCAGTTTATCAGCTAAACACACAATCAGCTCTGACATGGTCGCAGGCTGAAACCAGCTGCAAGCAACAGGGTGCCTCCCTGCTCAGTATCACCGATCCTCATCAGCAGGCTTATGTCATAG CAAAAGATGACAATCAAGGGTATAAGCTTTGGACTGGGCTGATTCTGGATTCAGAACATGGCTGGAAGTGGTCCAATGGGAACCCTTTCCGTTACCTGAATTGGGACTCAG GGCATCCACTTTCATATCCAGGATATGTTTGTGGAATTGTTGAGGGGGCTGTAAGGTATTCCTGGCAAAGTTCAAAATGTGACAAGAAATTGGGCTACATCTGCTACAGTAAAGGAGTTTTGCCTTCTCCAACTGAGG GTGTTGACATGGGATTCTGTTCAGCACCATGGATTCCATACAATGGCCACTGCTTCCACCTTTATCGTACTGATAAAACATGGGCTGATGCTCGGTCAGCTTGCCGTAAAGAAGGAGGAGACCTTGCGAGCATCCGCAATTTGGAGGACCAAAGCTTTGTCATCGCTCAGCTCGGATATG caTCCACAGATGAGGTTTGGATTGGACTGAATGACAAGAAGACAGAAGGCCTGTTTGACTGGACTGACCACTCCACAGTCAGCTTCACCAGCTGGGAGTTTGGAAAACCAACCGTCACCTCAGGACAAGAAGACTGTGTTCTTATCAGCGGAGAG agtggAAACTGGGCTGACCGTGattgcaaagaaaaacatggcTTTATTTGTATGAAAACAAGTTCTCCAGAACCCTCTGGAGATGAAGTGGAACAGAACCCAGGCTGCAAGACT GGTTGGAAAAGATACGGCTCCTACTGCTACTTTGCTGGGACTGAGACAAAAACGTTTGATGAAGCAAAAGATGACTGCAAGAGCTCAGATTCCTACTTGGCTGATGTTTCATCCAG AATGGATAATGCCTTCCTTGTCAGCTTGGTGGGTCTCAGACCAGAGAAGCATTTTTGGTTGGGGCTCTCAAACCAGAAGGACAAAGAAGTTTTTGAGTGGACCAACACAAAGTCTGTGAGATTTACTCACTGGAGTTCTGAAATGCCAG GCAACTATCAGGGTTGTGTTGCTATGGCAACCGGGAGTTTTGCAGGCCTGTGGGATGTGTTGCCTTGTACCAACAGGGAGAAGTACATCTGCAAACATCTGGCAGAAGGGGCTGTTTTAACCGCTGCCCCACCGACCGTTCCCATCACCACGTGTGAGTCAGGCTGGACCAAATTCCAATTGAGAAACTTCTGTTTTAAGGTAAAATTCA AGCCTTCAGATCAGAAAACGTGGTTTGAGGCCAGAGATTACTGCAGAGCCATTGGAGGAGATTTGCTCAGCTTCCACAGCCATGATGAACAGCATCTAAACTTACCAAG ATTTAAATATGTCTGGATTGGACTCAGTGCTCCTGACCCCGGAGCTGGTTATGTGTGGAGTGACGGATCACCA GTAAATTTTCAACACTGGCAAGAAGGAGAgccaaataacaaaaacaatgtggAATCTTGTGCAGAATTTCTTCCCTATTTATCATATAGAAATGGGTCTTGGAATGATGCACATTGTGAAAAATACAATGGTTGGATTTGTCAGATCCGTACAG GAGTCACTCCAAAGCCACCTCCCACTACCATACCAG ATTATAATATCACCTCTGATGGGTGGCTGGAATGGAAAGGAAACCAATATTTCTTTAATGAGAAATACATGGCAATGAAAGACGCTCGACAGTTCTGCAAACAGAAGCATGGTGACCTGGTGACCATTGACAGTGAAGCTGAAAATATCTTTTTGTGGCaaaag AGATCCAGACAATGGGTGTACTGGATTGGTTTGACTGTAGATTTAGACAACACATTTCA ATGGGGAGATGGTTCTCCAGTGTTTTTTAACCGATGGGAGGAAGGCCAGCCTGACTTCAAAAATTATGATGAGAACTGTGTTGCCATGACTTATTCTG GATTTTGGCACGATTATAACTGTGGAAAGGAATTTTTATCTATTTGTAAGCGCAGCACGTCACCTCCTGCCAACACCACAGTAGCTCCTACAGTGCCACCTAAAGGTGGCTGcaaagaaaactggaaaaaactGAACTCAGAG TGTTATAAGATCATAAACAACCAGAATATGACATGGTTTGATGCGAGGCAGCAGTGCAAAGACATGGGTGGAAACTTGGCCTCTATTTCTTCAAGACATGTGCAAG tgtttttattgtttcaaatgaGTATGGCACCAACTACAGATCTGTGGATTGGCCTTCATAAACTACATCAGGGTTCATTTGTCTGGACTGATGGGCAGCCAAAGTCATATGTCAACTATGTTTACAAA CATTCTAGTAAAGATTGTTCCGTGATCAACACCAATCCTTCACTTGGCATTGGTAAATGGATTTCAAAGTCCTGCAATGACACCAACGGATTTATATGTCTGCAAAATGTTG ACTCATCCCTCCCTGACTCTCCTGAGCCAACACCTTCTACCAACTACATCAAAATATTGAATGACTCCATTAAACTTGTTCCTCAACAAATGAGTTGGGATGCAGCCAAGAAGCACTGTGAGGATGATGCTGCAAATCTGGCTAGCGTGCGGTCTGAGTGGACGCAGGCTTACATCGAGCTGCTGGCAATGAGTCTCCAGAGTCCTCTATGGATAGGGCTCAACAAAGCTCAG ACCAATGGATATTTCAAATACATTGATGGCTGGTCCATGAAATTTACTAAGTGGGGTAAAGATGAAccgagcagaaacaaaacttgTGTTTATGTGGATGTGGATGGAAAATGGAAAACTGATTATTGCAATCAGACCATCAGCAGTGTTTGTATGAAGTCTACAG aTGTACCAccaacagtacagacaaatgattTTCCAGGAGTTTGTCCTAAAGACCCAGATGAAATTGTTCCAGGGCATCTATATTCCTGGAAGCCTTTTAGGGGTCActgttatatatttttctctGAGGAGAAGACATGGTCAGCTGCAGCAACCAGCTGCGTAGAACAtg GTGGGATGCTTGCCAGCATTGAAGATCCTGCTGAACAAGAATTCATACACAATAACATCAGAATATATGAGGACAGCCACACGTCTTACTGGATTGGTCTTTTTGCAAATCAGAAag GGATGTGGTTTTGGTTGGATAAAACAGTCATGGATTTCACTAACTGGAATGCAGATGGATTTTGGTTTCACTTATATGGAAGTATTTATTCATCAGACGGGACATGGAGTACGGGATCTTTCTGGTCTGATAAACCATACATctgcaaaacagcaaaag TGTTACTACCAAAGCCATCACCATCATCAA TCTCCCCAGTTGCTAAGAAAGTTTATTCGGATCGTAATCACATCACTTTGGGAGTGGTGGTCATCATTGCTGGGCTTGCATTGGGAACAGTCATTTCCCTTGTCCTCTTCAAGGCGTCTGGTCATCGTTTAGCCATCCCTAACAGATTGACTAACTTTGATAACCCACTCATCTTCAGCAACAACCGCTCACAGCCTGATTTTGTGGACACCAACACACTGGTAGAAAACACagatgaagaaaacatttaacctAAGATAACTATATAA